The Glycine soja cultivar W05 chromosome 8, ASM419377v2, whole genome shotgun sequence genome has a window encoding:
- the LOC114423905 gene encoding pentatricopeptide repeat-containing protein At3g02330, mitochondrial-like → MNPTKKFTFSHILQKCSNLKALNPGKQAHAQMIVTSFVPTIYVANCLVQFYCKSSNMNYAFKVFDRMPHRDVISWNTMIFGYAEIGNMGFAQSLFDTMPERDVVSWNSLLSCYLHNGVNRKSIEIFVRMRSLKIPHDYATFSVVLKACSGIEDYGLGLQVHCLAIQMGFENDVVTGSALVDMYSKCKKLDGAFRIFREMPERNLVCWSAVIAGYVQNDRFIEGLKLFKDMLKVGMGVSQSTYASVFRSCAGLSAFKLGTQLHGHALKSDFAYDSIIGTATLDMYAKCDRMSDAWKVFNTLPNPPRQSYNAIIVGYARQDQGLKALEIFQSLQRTYLSFDEISLSGALTACSVIKGHLEGIQLHGLAVKCGLGFNICVANTILDMYGKCGALVEACTIFDYMERRDAVSWNAIIAAHEQNEEIVKTLSLFVSMLRSTMEPDDFTYGSVVKACAGQQALNYGMEIHGRIVKSGMGLDWFVGSALVDMYGKCGMLMEAEKIHDRLEEKTTVSWNSIISGFSSQKQSENAQRYFSQMLEMGVIPDNFTYATVLDVCANMATIELGKQIHAQILKLNLHSDVYIASTLVDMYSKCGNMQDSRLMFEKTPKRDYVTWSAMICAYAYHGHGEQAIKLFEEMQLLNVKPNHTIFISVLRACAHMGYVDKGLHYFQIMQSHYGLDPHMEHYSCMVDLLGRSDQVNEALKLIESMHFEADDVIWRTLLSNCKMQGNVEVAEKAFNSLLQLDPQDSSAYVLLANVYANVGMWGEVAKIRSIMKNCKLKKEPGCSWIEVRDEVHTFLVGDKAHPRSEEIYEQTHLLVDEMKWAGYVPDIDSMLDEEVEEQDPYEGLKTTVCSVR, encoded by the coding sequence ATGAACCCCACCAAGAAATTTACATTTTCCCACATTCTCCAAAAATGTTCCAACCTTAAAGCTCTGAATCCTGGCAAACAAGCCCATGCCCAGATGATTGTAACTAGTTTTGTGCCCACCATCTATGTTGCCAACTGCTTAGTTCAATTCTATTGCAAAAGTTCCAATATGAACTATGCATTCAAGGTGTTTGACAGAATGCCTCATAGGGACGTAATCTCTTGGAATACTATGATATTTGGGTATGCTGAGATTGGAAACATGGGGTTTGCACAATCTTTGTTTGACACAATGCCTGAGAGAGATGTGGTTTCATGGAATTCTTTGCTCTCTTGTTATTTACATAACGGTGTTAATCGAAAgtcaattgaaatttttgtcAGGATGAGATCACTAAAAATCCCGCATGACTATGCTACATTTTCTGTTGTTCTGAAAGCTTGTTCGGGTATTGAAGACTATGGTTTAGGGCTTCAGGTGCATTGCCTTGCAATTCAGATGGGTTTTGAGAATGATGTGGTGACAGGTAGTGCTCTAGTAGATATGTACTCAAAATGTAAGAAACTAGATGGTGCTTTTAGGATTTTCCGTGAAATGCCTGAGAGAAATTTGGTATGCTGGAGTGCTGTAATTGCAGGCTATGTTCAGAATGACCGGTTTATTGAGGGATTAAAATTGTTTAAGGATATGCTGAAAGTAGGTATGGGGGTGAGTCAATCTACCTATGCTAGTGTATTCAGGTCTTGTGCAGGATTATCTGCATTTAAATTGGGCACACAGTTGCATGGTCATGCTCTAAAGTCTGATTTTGCATATGACAGTATAATTGGAACTGCCACATTGGACATGTATGCAAAATGTGACAGAATGTCTGATGCCTGGAAGGTATTTAACACATTGCCTAACCCCCCTCGGCAATCATATAATGCCATTATTGTTGGATATGCTCGGCAAGATCAAGGTCTTAAAGCTTTAGAGATTTTTCAGTCTTTACAGAGGACTTATCTTAGCTTTGACGAAATTAGTTTGTCTGGTGCTTTGACTGCTTGTTCAGTGATCAAAGGCCATTTGGAGGGGATCCAGTTACATGGATTGGCAGTCAAAtgtggtttagggtttaatatTTGTGTTGCGAATACAATTTTAGACATGTATGGCAAATGTGGAGCTCTGGTGGAAGCTTGTACAATATTTGATTACATGGAAAGAAGGGATGCTGTGTCTTGGAATGCAATCATTGCAGCTCATGAGCAAAATGAAGAAATAGTGAAAACTCTTTCACTCTTTGTTTCAATGTTGCGATCAACAATGGAACCTGATGATTTTACTTATGGCAGTGTTGTAAAGGCATGTGCTGGTCAGCAAGCCTTAAACTACGGTATGGAGATCCATGGAAGAATTGTTAAGTCTGGGATGGGGCTAGACTGGTTTGTTGGTAGTGCCCTTGTTGATATGTATGGCAAGTGTGGGATGCTAATGGAGGCAGAAAAGATCCATGACAGACTGGAAGAGAAAACAACTGTTTCCTGGAATTCGAtaatttcaggattctcatcacaaAAGCAAAGTGAAAATGCTCAGAGGTATTTTTCTCAGATGCTGGAAATGGGTGTAATACCTGACAACTTCACATATGCTACAGTTCTCGATGTTTGTGCAAATATGGCTACCATAGAACTTGGAAAGCAGATTCAtgctcaaattttaaagctaaaTTTGCATTCAGATGTGTATATTGCCAGCACACTTGTAGATATGTATTCAAAGTGTGGAAATATGCAGGATTCCAGGCTTATGTTTGAGAAGACACCAAAGCGGGATTATGTGACTTGGAGTGCCATGATTTGTGCATATGCATACCATGGTCATGGTGAACAAGCCATTAAATTATTTGAGGAGATGCAGCTTTTAAATGTGAAACCAAATCATACAATTTTTATTTCAGTCCTCAGAGCTTGTGCACATATGGGTTATGTGGACAAAGGGCTCCATTACTTCCAGATAATGCAAAGTCACTATGGTTTAGATCCCCATATGGAGCATTATTCGTGTATGGTAGATCTATTAGGGAGGTCAGACCAAGTAAATGAAGCTTTGAAGCTTATTGAAAGCATGCATTTTGAAGCTGATGATGTAATTTGGAGAACTTTGCTCAGTAATTGCAAGATGCAAGGGAATGTAGAAGTTGCAGAAAAGGCATTCAATTCGTTATTGCAGTTGGACCCTCAAGATTCTTCTGCTTACGTTCTTTTAGCAAACGTATATGCTAACGTAGGGATGTGGGGTGAGGTTGCAAAAATAAGAAGTATAATGAAGAACTGTAAGTTAAAGAAGGAGCCAGGTTGTAGCTGGATTGAGGTCAGAGATGAGGTACACACATTTCTTGTTGGTGACAAGGCACATCCAAGATCTGAAGAGATATATGAGCAAACTCATTTACTTGTGGATGAGATGAAGTGGGCTGGATATGTTCCAGATATTGATTCCATGCTTGATGAGGAGGTGGAAGAACAAGATCCGTATGAGGGGCTCAAAACTACCGTTTGTAGTGTGAGGTAA